Proteins co-encoded in one Brassica rapa cultivar Chiifu-401-42 chromosome A02, CAAS_Brap_v3.01, whole genome shotgun sequence genomic window:
- the LOC103854690 gene encoding non-functional pseudokinase ZED1 has protein sequence MKCFFKTESGECKHSDKNGISLLVEELIASSDGKYNPIRMFSSDQIIKATNNFDADHVIAKDRFTWYKGTIEERKVLIKKWEGDNVFFPSPDNVYRDIAVLSMMSGHKNVLKLVGCCVEFYKPVVVCEYAEKGPLKLEDKDGDPLPWTARLTIAKEIANAVAYLHSAFPRVIINRDISPQNIFLDEYGTAKLSSFCLSISIPEGQSSVIDDKVVHGISTDPEYNGTGLVSEKFDVYSFGVTMLFLLGGELGLVWLSASIGQIGFPFPPAYAEDLIDQFRDVIDSSIWNGENELSGVQVEAFFELAMRCIRFPGQDMRTMIDVAKELKGLEDLSKTSIDSKHQPVTELPKPLIKYIDVLGKGKGILYEN, from the coding sequence ATGAAGTGTTTCTTTAAAACGGAGAGTGGAGAATGTAAACATTCAGACAAAAACGGAATTAGCTTGTTGGTAGAGGAGCTAATCGCATCTTCAGATGGTAAATACAATCCAATCCGAATGTTTTCTTCTGACCAAATTATCAAAGCAACAAACAACTTCGATGCAGATCATGTCATAGCaaaagatagattcacatggtaCAAGGGTACTATTGAAGAGCGAAAAGTACTCATCAAGAAATGGGAAGGAGATAATGTATTTTTCCCTTCTCCTGACAACGTTTACCGCGACATCGCTGTTTTATCGATGATGAGTGGTCACAAGAACGTTCTGAAGCTGGTGGGTTGCTGTGTGGAGTTTTATAAACCGGTTGTGGTTTGTGAGTATGCGGAGAAAGGACCTCTAAAACTTGAGGACAAGGACGGTGATCCGCTACCTTGGACTGCACGGTTGACCATCGCCAAGGAAATCGCAAACGCGGTAGCATATCTTCACTCAGCGTTCCCTAGGGTCATAATCAATAGGGATATAAGCCCTCAAAATATCTTCTTGGACGAGTATGGGACGGCGAAGCTCTCCTCTTTCTGTTTGAGCATATCAATCCCCGAGGGACAATCATCTGTGATTGATGATAAAGTAGTTCATGGGATATCTACTGATCCGGAGTATAACGGAACAGGTTTAGTTTCGGAAAAGTTTGATGTCTATAGCTTTGGAGTTACAATGCTGTTTCTACTAGGCGGCGAGCTTGGCCTTGTGTGGTTATCGGCTAGCATTGGGCAGATTGGCTTCCCATTTCCTCCTGCTTATGCTGAAGATTTGATCGATCAGTTCAGGGATGTGATAGATTCGAGCATCTGGAACGGTGAGAATGAACTTTCGGGTGTGCAAGTGGAAGCGTTTTTCGAACTTGCTATGAGATGCATTAGGTTTCCAGGACAAGACATGCGTACGATGATTGATGTGGCCAAAGAGCTTAAGGGGTTGGAAGATCTTTCCAAAACGTCTATTGATAGCAAACACCAACCGGTGACAGAATTGCCTAAGCCGTTGATCAAGTATATAGATGTTTTGGGGAAAGGGAAAGGTATACTTTATGAAAATTGA
- the LOC103854692 gene encoding solute carrier family 40 member 3, chloroplastic — protein MVVSMALLRQSPSFELLFHCPVQRTRFLSPAGLSGVRNRFPSCRWLSLTSPASSSYRRLNSFTSRCSITNTDVCHEFVTTTDDEDLPSPPEDHPIPIVHLDNTNIAVTESLSLLTECTYVDTVLTALPVLSEEEQTALAATPAHPEGLYVLYASCLVGNLVEQLWNFAWPSAIAMLHPSLLPVAVMGFVTKLAIIICGPVVGKFMDHSPRVPTYISLNVVQAAAQVLSAGMIIHAYTVPSTLGSSILLQPWFFALIFAGAIDTLCGIASGVAIERDWVVLLAGINRPIALAQANAVLNRIDLLCEIAGTMLFGILLSKYDPVTCLKFAATLMMGSLPTMTALIWLTNKFSSGVLDRPKCSQSSCASEGPRSETESIFDLGMEAIKLGWKEYIQQPVLPASLAYVLLCFNIVLTPGSLMTAFLTQRCVNPSVIGGFTGLCAVMGVAATFLSANLVKRFGILKAGAVGLFFQASLLGVAVAVYWSSSLSQKSPLFFFLSMIVLSRLGHMSYGVVGAQILQTGIPSSKANLIGATEISVASLAESLMLGVAIAANDASHFGFLAVLSLLSVVAASLIFCRLLRNPTDEQRRLFSFDPLAN, from the exons ATGGTTGTTTCCATGGCTCTTCTCAGACAATCTCCCTCTTTCGAACTCCTGTTTCACTGTCCTGTCCAAAGAACCCGCTTTTTATCGCCGGCGGGTTTGTCTGGAGTTCGCaatcgtttcccttcttgtagATGGTTAAGTTTAACCTCACCAGCTTCATCTTCTTATCGCAG GCTAAACAGCTTTACCTCAAGATGTTCGATTACAAACACAGACGTCTGTCACGAGTTTGTCACTACTACCGATGACGAGGACTTGCCATCACCACCAGAGGATCATCCAATCCCAATTGTTCATCTTGATAATACAAACATCGCTGTAACCGAGTCTCTCAGCTTACTCACTGAGTGCACTTACGTAGACACCGTTTTAACAGCACTCCCC gtCTTGTCTGAGGAAGAGCAGACTGCACTCGCAGCCACCCCTGCTCACCCTGAAGGGTTATATG TCTTATACGCGAGTTGTTTGGTGGGGAACTTGGTTGAACAACTTTGGAATTTCGCCTGGCCTTCCGCCATTGCGATGCTCCATCCGAGCTTACTACCTGTGGCAGTCATGGGGTTCGTCACCAAACTGGCGATAATCATCTGCGGTCCAGTCGTTGGGAAGTTTATGGATCATAGTCCGAGAGTTCCTACATACATCTCCTTGAATGTCGTTCAG GCAGCTGCTCAAGTGCTGTCTGCAGGAATGATAATTCACGCTTACACGGTTCCTTCCACGCTGGGGTCATCGATTCTTCTGCAGCCTTGGTTTTTTGCACTGATATTCGCAGGGGCCATTGACACGTTATGTGGGATAGCTTCTGGAGTCGCCATAGAACGTGATTGGGTTGTATTG TTGGCGGGAATAAACAGACCAATTGCTCTTGCACAAGCAAATGCTGTTCTCAACAGGATTGATCTGCTTTGCGAG ATCGCTGGGACTATGTTATTTGGCATCCTTTTATCCAAATATGACCCTGTGACCTGCTTAAAGTTTGCTGCTACTCTAATGATGGGTTCTTTGCCTACCATG acGGCTCTCATTTGGCTGACCAACAAGTTCTCCTCTGGAGTTCTGGACCGTCCTAAATGTTCCCAGAGCAGCTGTGCTTCTGAAGGACCTCGTTCTGAAACCGAGAGTATAT TTGATTTGGGCATGGAAGCTATCAAGCTTGGATGGAAAGAATACATTCAACAGCCGGTTCTTCCCGCTAGTCTTGCTTATGTCCTTCTCTGCTTCAACATCGTCCTCACTCCAGGCAGTTTGATGACTGCCTTTCTAACTCAACGAT GTGTGAATCCATCGGTTATTGGGGGTTTTACTGGACTATGTGCTGTGATGGGAGTCGCTGCAACTTTCTTATCAGCAAACTTGGTCAAAAGATTTGGCATTCTAAAG GCGGGTGCAGTAGGATTGTTTTTCCAAGCTTCACTCCTTGGTGTAGCTGTTGCTGTGTACTGGAGCTCTTCTCTATCCCAAAAGAgcccactcttcttcttcttgtccaTGATC GTACTATCAAGGCTAGGCCACATGTCTTACGGCGTAGTGGGAGCTCAGATTCTTCAAACGGGTATCCCATCGTCCAAAGCTAACCTCATCGGTGCAACTGAGATATCAGTGGCTAGCCTAGCTGAGTCACTGATGCTGGGAGTAGCCATTGCGGCCAATGACGCTTCTCATTTCGGGTTTCTTGCGGTTCTGTCTCTTTTATCAGTAGTTGCGGCCTCTTTGATATTCTGTAGGTTGCTGAGGAATCCTACTGATGAACAAAGAAGGCTCTTCTCCTTTGATCCTCTTGCGAACTGA
- the LOC103854827 gene encoding uncharacterized protein LOC103854827, protein MVTMKVPEFLSGIGRGVETHIPKLETAIGDLLKLLVARTLRLKKFGIPCKHRKLILKYSHKYRLGLWRPRADAIKA, encoded by the exons ATGGTTACCA TGAAGGTTCCTGAGTTCTTGAGTGGAATTGGAAGAGGAGTTGAGACTCACATTCCAAAACTTGAAACCGCGATAGGTGATCTTTTGAAACTGCTTGTGGCTCGTACACTCAGACTCAAGAAGTTTGGCATCCCATGCAAACAT AGAAAACTGATACTAAAATATAGCCACAAATACAGGCTAGGGCTATGGAGACCTAGAGCTGACGCTATAAAGGCGTGA
- the LOC103854691 gene encoding germin-like protein subfamily 1 member 16 — MRFFKALILIPIAILALVISFAEAYDPSPLQDFCVAIDDLNGVFVNGRFCKDPMRVNAEDFFFSGLNVPGNTSNQVGSNVTTVNVDQIPGLNTMGISLVRIDYAPHGQNPPHTHPRGSEILVLIKGTLYVGFVSSNQDNNRLFAKVLHPGDVFVFPIGMIHFQVNIGKVPAVAFAGLSSQNAGVITIANAVFGSNPPIYPEVLARAFQLDENIVKELQAKFGP, encoded by the exons atgaGGTTTTTTAAGGCTCTCATCCTCATTCCTATTGCCATATTGGCTTTGGTAATTTCCTTTGCTGAAGCTTATGATCCAAGTCCACTCCAAGATTTCTGTGTCGCCATTGATGACCTAAATGGTG TTTTTGTGAATGGTAGGTTCTGTAAAGATCCGATGCGAGTCAATGCAGAAGATTTTTTCTTCTCTGGCCTCAACGTGCCTGGGAACACCAGTAATCAAGTTGGCTCCAATGTGACCACGGTTAATGTTGATCAGATCCCAGGGCTAAACACCATGGGCATATCATTGGTGCGCATAGACTACGCTCCACATGGACAAAACCCACCTCACACGCATCCCCGTGGCTCAGAGATCCTTGTCCTTATCAAAGGAACATTATACGTCGGGTTTGTTTCTTCCAATCAAGACAATAACCGTTTATTCGCCAAAGTATTGCATCCTGGCGACGTATTTGTGTTCCCCATTGGAATGATTCATTTTCAGGTAAATATTGGGAAAGTCCCTGCCGTTGCTTTTGCAGGATTGAGTAGTCAGAATGCTGGTGTAATCACAATCGCAAACGCTGTGTTCGGATCAAATCCTCCTATATATCCAGAAGTTCTAGCCAGGGCGTTCCAGTTGGATGAAAACATTGTCAAAGAACTTCAGGCCAAGTTTGGTCCATGA
- the LOC103854693 gene encoding B3 domain-containing protein At5g26805, with amino-acid sequence MIKTMFYTFFRTKHQEENANNDQLLPQEIDIRPITPDPWDITKNLSPHEVWYGGKLQLPMLYIKATILRHIPDVMYLAHMSIIAHFDVKVNDLDTNTVHTLSFWKDIHEDNFATSETWIEEFVKRRSLVAGMVIGMYWDFNVNMLCFSVLE; translated from the coding sequence ATGATCAAAACAATGTTCTACACCTTCTTTCGAACAAAACACCAAGAAGAAAACGCCAACAATGATCAACTACTTCCTCAAGAAATCGATATCCGTCCCATAACTCCTGATCCTTGGGATATCACCAAAAACCTATCGCCCCATGAAGTATGGTACGGAGGCAAACTCCAACTTCCAATGTTGTATATCAAGGCTACTATACTGAGACACATACCAGATGTCATGTATTTAGCACATATGAGTATTATTGCTCATTTCGATGTAAAGGTGAATGATCTCGATACAAACACAGTCCACACTCTTTCATTCTGGAAGGACATTCATGAAGATAATTTTGCTACGAGTGAAACCTGGATCGAAGAATTTGTGAAGAGGAGGAGTCTTGTGGCTGGCATGGTGATTGGTATGTATTGGGATTTTAACGTTAACATGCTTTGTTTCTCGGTGTTGGAATGA
- the LOC103854695 gene encoding putative RNA polymerase II subunit B1 CTD phosphatase RPAP2 homolog isoform X1, with protein sequence MFSRFRFSQSPPSVRFHSDLTNMSKDHQAIAINDAVHKIQLALLNGITSQTHLFSARALMSQSDYEDVVTERTIAKLCGYPLCRSPLPSDDVSRRGKYRVSLKEHRVYDVRESRKFCSGECLVSSRAFGKSLQEVRTSEFDVVKLGGIVGLFGGGGGGDVVEEEEGLGLGLGKLSICEKSDVMRGGEVDLEEWMGPSSAVEGYVPVDRSSCKFKDGSKESKAKNKQKKQEEPSFNEMGFTSTVIVPDECSVPSNYNSKQDAKATKNKQKKQEEPPFNEMGFTSTVIVPDECSVSNYNSRQDSKAKNDQKKQEDPPFNEMGFTSEVIIPDECSVSKVPPQTKQTPPVVKPEDGQGKTPKKSRFRREKEKEKIDLASFGFDAMGCASPVTGIDGYSVEYSVSKQPPSSTEDPLDGQMKDSLKTLDEKSSSSASKGKGFKPPPRRKQASHAGESSKGKTVVTITEKDIQSSLVDEMGVMSDGYSVEYNVSKQPPCSMPLDKKNALLGSSSSSNTKALGKKVISDSCEGLKAHQDMCSSSETVTKSCLKVSGSKKLSHSVTWADQSDVRGDLCEVRSDDTEDVNSVSRLALAEACAKALSQAAEAVSSGDLDASDAAAKAGIVLLPSTHQLDEEVSEEEMSEEEEEEEEEATLLKWPNKPGTPDSDLFDRDQSWFDETPEGFNLTLSPFAMMWDSLFGWVSSSSLAYIYGKDESAHEEFVSVNGKEYPRRIRLGEGLSSEIKETIAGCLARAVSTVATVLKLPVPISELEKGLGSLLETMSLTGAVPSFRVEQWLVVVLLFLDALSVCRIPRIAPYLLNRNKVLEGSGIGNEEYETMKEILLPLGRVPQFATLCGA encoded by the exons ATGTTCAGTCGTTTCAGATTTTCCCAATCTCCTCCTTCTGTTCGATTCCACTCCGACCTTACAAACATGTCGAAGGATCATCAAGCAATCGCAATCAACGATGCGGTTCACAAGATCCAGCTCGCTCTCCTCAACGGCATCACTTCACAAACCCACCTCTTCTCCGCAAGGGCCCTGATGTCTCAATCGGACTACGAAGACGTCGTCACGGAGCGAACCATCGCCAAGCTCTGCGGCTACCCTCTCTGCCGATCCCCCCTCCCTTCCGACGATGTTTCCAGGAGAGGGAAGTACCGCGTCTCCCTGAAGGAGCACAGGGTCTACGATGTTCGGGAGAGTAGGAAGTTCTGCTCGGGGGAGTGTCTTGTGAGCAGCCGTGCGTTTGGGAAGAGTCTGCAGGAGGTTCGTACCTCGGAGTTTGATGTGGTGAAGCTTGGTGGGATTGTTGGTTtgtttggtggtggtggtggtggtgatgtgGTGGAAGAGGAGGAGGGTTTGGGGTTGGGGTTGGGGAAGTTGAGTATTTGTGAGAAGAGTGATGTGATGAGAGGTGGGGAGGTGGATTTGGAGGAGTGGATGGGTCCTTCTAGTGCTGTTGAAGGTTATGTTCCTGTTGATCGAAGCAGTTGCAAATTTAAAGATGGCAGTAAGG AGTCCAAGGCTAAGAATAAACAAAAGAAGCAGGAGGAACCGTCTTTTAACGAGATGGGTTTTACTAGCACGGTTATTGTTCCTGATGAGTGTAGTGTTCCTAGCAATTACAACTCTAAACAAG ATGCTAAGGCTACTAAGAATAAACAAAAGAAGCAGGAGGAGCCGCCTTTTAACGAGATGGGTTTTACTAGCACAGTTATTGTTCCTGATGAGTGTAGTGTAAGCAATTACAACTCCAGACAGG ATTCCAAGGCTAAGAATGATCAAAAGAAGCAGGAGGACCCGCCTTTTAACGAGATGGGTTTCACTAGCGAAGTTATCATTCCTGATGAGTGCAGTGTTTCAAAGGTTCCGCCACAGACCAAACAAACTCCTCCTGTGGTGAAACCTGAGGATGGCCAAGGGAAAACACCAAAAAAATCGA GGTTTCGTCgtgaaaaggaaaaggaaaagatCGATTTGGCGAGCTTTGGGTTTGATGCAATGGGCTGTGCGAGCCCTGTCACTGGGATTGATGGATACAGCGTTGAATACAGCGTGTCTAAGCAGCCACCATCTTCAACGGAAGACCCTCTTGATGGCCAAATGAAAGATAGTCTCAAGACTCTGGATGAGAAAAGTTCCTCTTCTGCGTCTAAAGGGAAGGGGTTTAAGCCTCCACCACGGCGCAAACAAGCTTCTCATGCAGGTGAATCAAGCAAAGGGAAAACAGTTGTAACAATCACGGAGAAGGACATTCAAAGTTCTCTGGTTGATGAGATGGGTGTAATGAGCGATGGATACAGTGTGGAATATAATGTGTCTAAGCAGCCACCATGTTCAATGCCGTTGGACAAGAAAAATGCTCTACTAGGATCATCATCTAGTTCTAATACAAAAGCCTTGGGAAAGAAAGTTATTTCTGATTCTTGTGAGGGACTTAAAGCTCATCAGGATATGTGTTCATCAAGTGAAACCGTCACTAAGTCATGCCTTAAAGTCTCTGGCTCCAAGAAGCTAAGCCATTCAGTTACTTGGGCTGATCAGAGTGACGTCCGTGGTGATCTTTGTGAGGTTAGAAGCGATGATACAGAGGATGTGAACAGTGTCTCACGCCTTGCATTAGCAGAAGCATGCGCTAAGGCGTTGAGCCAAGCTGCTGAAGCTGTTTCTTCAGGAGATTTAGATGCAAGTGATGCTG cTGCAAAAGCTGGAATCGTTTTGTTGCCAAGCACACATCAACTTGATGAAGAAGTTTCCGAGGAGGAAATGagtgaagaggaggaggaggaggaggaggaagcaacTCTTCTGAAGTGGCCAAACAAGCCAGGGACGCCAGATTCTGATTTGTTCGACCGTGATCAATCTTGGTTCGATGAAACTCCAGAGGGATTCAATCTAACT TTATCACCTTTTGCTATGATGTGGGACTCCCTTTTTGGATGGGTGTCATCCTCTTCACTGGCGTATATCTATGGGAAAGATGAGTCTGCTCATGAGGAGTTCGTGTCAGTTAACGGGAAGGAGTACCCCAGGAGGATTAGATTGGGAGAAGGGCTTTCCTCAGAGATCAAGGAGACGATTGCTGGATGTCTTGCCAGAGCTGTGTCTACAGTTGCCACTGTTCTCAAGCTGCCAGTACCTATATCCGAGTTAGAAAAGGGACTA